In Engraulis encrasicolus isolate BLACKSEA-1 chromosome 15, IST_EnEncr_1.0, whole genome shotgun sequence, the following proteins share a genomic window:
- the dcp1b gene encoding mRNA-decapping enzyme 1B isoform X2 — MTASTAAGSCLTAKGLDISLAALQRQDPYINNIVDVASQVALYTFSSKANEWEKTDVEGTLFVYTRLASPRHGFTIMNRLSMENLTEPITKDLDFQLQDPFLLYRNARLAIHGIWFYDKTDCQRIAELMKNLTRQEQQVHSQQQLGGWVSPRALPDTTTDPRGVDILQMLTKARSEYDKGKVSSEPKEISGGGEVIHDNPHLIKPIPLKPTDRNRLLQHQDGDSKPMSLISLFGSQQQQQHAGLVPSQVTSRAAVGGVVGVPLGVGGRPAVARSLSYDDPSAQTVAVSPGGGPLLAPVGMASSPSSSVPPQHCAAIQKLMSAQGHGHHRGVPDIQPLAQSPDKHVCENGLKRGGGGGGGEGGDPLQKLFPNAHTALHPAPPPPSSSSSSVSAPCCPQQMSHPPPLMPGLIPVRPPEAMGGAHHHHHHHHHQHQHPHIHQHQHLHHQQQQQQQQHLHQQQYQHQQSHLPQPQQHHQQQQQPQQQQQQQGPPPAPPVFYSPKRPLLPTPIIHPLQVGPGVLQPSSTVGGSDGMAPPAQLSAGLLAVHMAPAGMPAAHQVNAGGMFSGAQVNAGVLAGAASGLVQTAQLGQVNVVGSTGGMLPAEQVNAGVLRLGQGAVHGSGVVSPHELLQRLQLVQQEQTQNQNPGVVACEPSRPPLAPCFRLARPVDNNTSGGGGGNTAQVCPTSNQHFQVTTTSSSSSTAVSASEGSTLLMSPSVFSLTKPPPPRNTTEPSLAHTHAHGHILGLGQPPLLPPPPPPEETRALSRSQLQATLIHLIQTDSSFLDVIYEAYVSRLAKDPGTPHY, encoded by the exons ATGACTGCAAGTACGGCCGCGGGCAGCTGCCTCACAGCAAAGGGGTTAGACATCAGTCTCGCCGCTCTACAGAGACAAGACCCCTATATCAACAACATCGTGGATGTGGCGAGTCAGGTGGCGCTCTACACTTTTAGCAGTAAAGCAAATGAATGG GAGAAGACTGACGTGGAAGGGACTTTGTTTGTGTACACAAG GTTGGCCTCCCCCCGACATGGCTTCACCATCATGAACCGGCTCAGCATGGAGAACCTGACTGAGCCAATCACCAAGGACCTGGACTTCCAGCTGCAGGACCCCTTCCTGCTCTACAGGAACGCCCGCC TGGCCATCCATGGGATCTGGTTCTATGACAAGACTGACTGCCAGCGTATTGCCGAGCTCATGAAGAA TCTGACGCGTCAGGAGCAGCAGGTCCACTCTCAGCAGCAGCTGGGTGGCTGGGTGTCTCCCCGTGCCCTCCCAGACACCACCACAGACCCCAGAGGAGTTGACATCCTGCAGATGCTCACCAAGGCACGCAGCGAGTACGACAAg GGCAAGGTGAGCTCGGAGCCCAAGGAGATTagcggaggaggggaggtgatCCACGACAACCCCCACCTCATCAAGCCCATCCCCCTCAAACCCACCGACCGCAACAGGCTACTCCAACACCAg GATGGTGACTCCAAGCCAATGTCCCTCATCTCTCTGTTTggctcccagcagcagcagcagcatgctgGCCTAGTGCCCTCTCAG GTGACCTCCAGAGCAGCAGTTGGCGGTGTCGTTGGGGTGCCCCTAGGGGTCGGAGGCCGTCCAGCAGTGGCCCGCTCGCTCTCCTACGACGACCCCTCAGCCCAAACGGTGGCGGTCAGCCCCGGGGGAGGTCCCCTGCTGGCCCCCGTCGGCATGgcctcctcgccctcctcctccgtACCTCCGCAGCACTGCGCCgccatccag aAGCTGATGAGCGCCCAGGGCCACGGCCACCACAGGGGGGTGCCAGACATCCAGCCGCTCGCACAGTCGCCCGACAAGCACGTGTGTGAGAACGGCCTGaagcgcggaggaggaggaggaggaggagaggggggagacccGCTGCAGAAACTCTTCCCCAACGCCCACACTGCTCTTCAtcctgccccaccaccaccatcatcatcctcctcctctgtgtcagCCCCGTGTTGCCCCCAGCAGATGTCCCATCCCCCGCCCTTAATGCCGGGCCTCATCCCTGTGCGCCCTCCTGAGGCCATGGGAGGggctcatcatcaccaccatcaccaccatcatcagcacCAGCATCCTCACATCCATCAACATCAGCATCTacaccaccaacagcagcagcagcagcagcagcacctacaccagcagcagtatcagCACCAGCAGTCTCATCTCCCCCAGccacagcagcaccaccagcagcagcagcaaccgcagcagcagcagcagcagcagggtcccCCACCAGCTCCCCCTGTCTTCTACAGCCCCAAGAGACCCCTGCTGCCCACCCCCATCATCCACccccttcag GTCGGCCCGGGAGTCCTGCAGCCCAGCAGCACGGTGGGTGGAAGTGATGGGATGGCGCCCCCTGCACAGCTGAGCGCAGGGCTGCTGGCAGTGCACATGGCACCAGCTGGCATGCCTGCTGCTCATCAGGTCAACGCCGGTGGAATGTTCTCCGGAGCGCAGGTCAACGCAGGTGTGCTAGCGGGTGCGGCTAGTGGCTTGGTCCAGACCGCCCAGTTGGGCCAAGTCAATGTGGTGGGCTCAACAGGAGGCATGTTACCTGCCGAACAGGTGAATGCAGGTGTGTTGCGGCTCGGGCAGGGGGCGGTCCACGGCTCAGGTGTGGTGTCGCCCCATGAGCTGCTGCAGAGGCTGCAGCTGGTCCAGCAGGAGCAGACCCAGAATCAGAACCCGGGGGTGGTGGCCTGCGAGCCCAGCCGACCCCCCTTGGCGCCCTGCTTCCGGCTCGCCCGGCCCGTGGACAACAACAccagcggcggcggtggcggcaacACCGCACAGGTCTGCCCCACCTCCAACCAGCACTTCCAG gtcaccaccacctcctcctcctcctccactgctgtctccGCCAGCGAGGGCTCCACCCTCCTCATGTCCCCCAGCGTCTTCTCCCTGACCAAGCCCCCGCCCCCCCGCAACACCACCGAGCCCAGCctggcccacacacacgcccacggcCACATACTCGGCCTCGGCCAGCCGCCCCTCCTTCCCCCGCCACCCCCACCAGAGGAGACCAGGGCCCTCAGCAGGAGCCAGCTGCAGGCCACGCTCATCCACTTAATACAG ACGGACTCGTCCTTCCTGGATGTGATCTACGAGGCGTACGTGTCCAGACTGGCCAAAGACCCCGGAACCCCCCACTACTAA
- the dcp1b gene encoding mRNA-decapping enzyme 1B isoform X1: MTASTAAGSCLTAKGLDISLAALQRQDPYINNIVDVASQVALYTFSSKANEWEKTDVEGTLFVYTRLASPRHGFTIMNRLSMENLTEPITKDLDFQLQDPFLLYRNARLAIHGIWFYDKTDCQRIAELMKNLTRQEQQVHSQQQLGGWVSPRALPDTTTDPRGVDILQMLTKARSEYDKGKVSSEPKEISGGGEVIHDNPHLIKPIPLKPTDRNRLLQHQDGDSKPMSLISLFGSQQQQQHAGLVPSQVTSRAAVGGVVGVPLGVGGRPAVARSLSYDDPSAQTVAVSPGGGPLLAPVGMASSPSSSVPPQHCAAIQKLMSAQGHGHHRGVPDIQPLAQSPDKHVCENGLKRGGGGGGGEGGDPLQKLFPNAHTALHPAPPPPSSSSSSVSAPCCPQQMSHPPPLMPGLIPVRPPEAMGGAHHHHHHHHHQHQHPHIHQHQHLHHQQQQQQQQHLHQQQYQHQQSHLPQPQQHHQQQQQPQQQQQQQGPPPAPPVFYSPKRPLLPTPIIHPLQVGPGVLQPSSTVGGSDGMAPPAQLSAGLLAVHMAPAGMPAAHQVNAGGMFSGAQVNAGVLAGAASGLVQTAQLGQVNVVGSTGGMLPAEQVNAGVLRLGQGAVHGSGVVSPHELLQRLQLVQQEQTQNQNPGVVACEPSRPPLAPCFRLARPVDNNTSGGGGGNTAQVCPTSNQHFQSESVFPPVLCDVPLQVTTTSSSSSTAVSASEGSTLLMSPSVFSLTKPPPPRNTTEPSLAHTHAHGHILGLGQPPLLPPPPPPEETRALSRSQLQATLIHLIQTDSSFLDVIYEAYVSRLAKDPGTPHY; encoded by the exons ATGACTGCAAGTACGGCCGCGGGCAGCTGCCTCACAGCAAAGGGGTTAGACATCAGTCTCGCCGCTCTACAGAGACAAGACCCCTATATCAACAACATCGTGGATGTGGCGAGTCAGGTGGCGCTCTACACTTTTAGCAGTAAAGCAAATGAATGG GAGAAGACTGACGTGGAAGGGACTTTGTTTGTGTACACAAG GTTGGCCTCCCCCCGACATGGCTTCACCATCATGAACCGGCTCAGCATGGAGAACCTGACTGAGCCAATCACCAAGGACCTGGACTTCCAGCTGCAGGACCCCTTCCTGCTCTACAGGAACGCCCGCC TGGCCATCCATGGGATCTGGTTCTATGACAAGACTGACTGCCAGCGTATTGCCGAGCTCATGAAGAA TCTGACGCGTCAGGAGCAGCAGGTCCACTCTCAGCAGCAGCTGGGTGGCTGGGTGTCTCCCCGTGCCCTCCCAGACACCACCACAGACCCCAGAGGAGTTGACATCCTGCAGATGCTCACCAAGGCACGCAGCGAGTACGACAAg GGCAAGGTGAGCTCGGAGCCCAAGGAGATTagcggaggaggggaggtgatCCACGACAACCCCCACCTCATCAAGCCCATCCCCCTCAAACCCACCGACCGCAACAGGCTACTCCAACACCAg GATGGTGACTCCAAGCCAATGTCCCTCATCTCTCTGTTTggctcccagcagcagcagcagcatgctgGCCTAGTGCCCTCTCAG GTGACCTCCAGAGCAGCAGTTGGCGGTGTCGTTGGGGTGCCCCTAGGGGTCGGAGGCCGTCCAGCAGTGGCCCGCTCGCTCTCCTACGACGACCCCTCAGCCCAAACGGTGGCGGTCAGCCCCGGGGGAGGTCCCCTGCTGGCCCCCGTCGGCATGgcctcctcgccctcctcctccgtACCTCCGCAGCACTGCGCCgccatccag aAGCTGATGAGCGCCCAGGGCCACGGCCACCACAGGGGGGTGCCAGACATCCAGCCGCTCGCACAGTCGCCCGACAAGCACGTGTGTGAGAACGGCCTGaagcgcggaggaggaggaggaggaggagaggggggagacccGCTGCAGAAACTCTTCCCCAACGCCCACACTGCTCTTCAtcctgccccaccaccaccatcatcatcctcctcctctgtgtcagCCCCGTGTTGCCCCCAGCAGATGTCCCATCCCCCGCCCTTAATGCCGGGCCTCATCCCTGTGCGCCCTCCTGAGGCCATGGGAGGggctcatcatcaccaccatcaccaccatcatcagcacCAGCATCCTCACATCCATCAACATCAGCATCTacaccaccaacagcagcagcagcagcagcagcacctacaccagcagcagtatcagCACCAGCAGTCTCATCTCCCCCAGccacagcagcaccaccagcagcagcagcaaccgcagcagcagcagcagcagcagggtcccCCACCAGCTCCCCCTGTCTTCTACAGCCCCAAGAGACCCCTGCTGCCCACCCCCATCATCCACccccttcag GTCGGCCCGGGAGTCCTGCAGCCCAGCAGCACGGTGGGTGGAAGTGATGGGATGGCGCCCCCTGCACAGCTGAGCGCAGGGCTGCTGGCAGTGCACATGGCACCAGCTGGCATGCCTGCTGCTCATCAGGTCAACGCCGGTGGAATGTTCTCCGGAGCGCAGGTCAACGCAGGTGTGCTAGCGGGTGCGGCTAGTGGCTTGGTCCAGACCGCCCAGTTGGGCCAAGTCAATGTGGTGGGCTCAACAGGAGGCATGTTACCTGCCGAACAGGTGAATGCAGGTGTGTTGCGGCTCGGGCAGGGGGCGGTCCACGGCTCAGGTGTGGTGTCGCCCCATGAGCTGCTGCAGAGGCTGCAGCTGGTCCAGCAGGAGCAGACCCAGAATCAGAACCCGGGGGTGGTGGCCTGCGAGCCCAGCCGACCCCCCTTGGCGCCCTGCTTCCGGCTCGCCCGGCCCGTGGACAACAACAccagcggcggcggtggcggcaacACCGCACAGGTCTGCCCCACCTCCAACCAGCACTTCCAG TCTGAGAGTGTGTTTCCCCCGGTGCTGTGTGATGTCCCCCTGCAggtcaccaccacctcctcctcctcctccactgctgtctccGCCAGCGAGGGCTCCACCCTCCTCATGTCCCCCAGCGTCTTCTCCCTGACCAAGCCCCCGCCCCCCCGCAACACCACCGAGCCCAGCctggcccacacacacgcccacggcCACATACTCGGCCTCGGCCAGCCGCCCCTCCTTCCCCCGCCACCCCCACCAGAGGAGACCAGGGCCCTCAGCAGGAGCCAGCTGCAGGCCACGCTCATCCACTTAATACAG ACGGACTCGTCCTTCCTGGATGTGATCTACGAGGCGTACGTGTCCAGACTGGCCAAAGACCCCGGAACCCCCCACTACTAA